In one Lolium rigidum isolate FL_2022 chromosome 3, APGP_CSIRO_Lrig_0.1, whole genome shotgun sequence genomic region, the following are encoded:
- the LOC124699004 gene encoding uncharacterized protein LOC124699004 isoform X2 — MVSKGCLGTATGEVHRRALMSRLRIGRCSAMVDIRAPVPTKGLRHPMALAPIGDSSSSAFVLGISSLESPSGTASLRTSWLSQCVGENSSDCQKIRYGMSYHARHRHYCIGQVWSFPG; from the exons ATGGTGAGCAAGGGCTGCCTCGGCACTGCTACCGGAGAAGTACACCGGCGGGCTTTGATGTCAAG GCTGAGGATTGGAAGATGCAGTGCAATGGTCGATATTAGAGCTCCCGTCCCCACCAAAGGCCTCAGGCACCCAATGGCATTGGCTCCTATCGGTGACTCCAGCAGCAGCGCCTTTGTACTGGGCATCAGCTCCCTGGAAAGTCCTTCCGGCACTGCTTCCCTGCGGACTAGCTGGTTATCACAATGTGTCGGAGAAAATTCTAGTGATTGTCAGAAGATAAGATACGGCATGAGCTACCATGCAAGACATAGACATTATTGTATTGGTCAGGTGTGGTCTTTCCCAGGGTAG
- the LOC124699004 gene encoding uncharacterized protein LOC124699004 isoform X1: MLICKSAVQQPYIGGDGIKTSAVLIAILGRSASSAWLRRNTKWLRIGRCSAMVDIRAPVPTKGLRHPMALAPIGDSSSSAFVLGISSLESPSGTASLRTSWLSQCVGENSSDCQKIRYGMSYHARHRHYCIGQVWSFPG; encoded by the exons ATGCTGATTTGTAAGAGTGCTGTGCAGCAGCCGTACATAGGTGGCGATGGCATTAAGACCAGTGCAGTATTGATAGCAATTT TGGGGCGGTCGGCGAGCAGCGCATGGCTTCGGCGCAACACAAAATG GCTGAGGATTGGAAGATGCAGTGCAATGGTCGATATTAGAGCTCCCGTCCCCACCAAAGGCCTCAGGCACCCAATGGCATTGGCTCCTATCGGTGACTCCAGCAGCAGCGCCTTTGTACTGGGCATCAGCTCCCTGGAAAGTCCTTCCGGCACTGCTTCCCTGCGGACTAGCTGGTTATCACAATGTGTCGGAGAAAATTCTAGTGATTGTCAGAAGATAAGATACGGCATGAGCTACCATGCAAGACATAGACATTATTGTATTGGTCAGGTGTGGTCTTTCCCAGGGTAG